The following coding sequences are from one Pelmatolapia mariae isolate MD_Pm_ZW linkage group LG4, Pm_UMD_F_2, whole genome shotgun sequence window:
- the socs3a gene encoding suppressor of cytokine signaling 3a, producing MVTHSKFDSAMSSSPLDSKMRLSYHYKTFTSKTQYQMVLSTFQKLQESGFYWSTITGKEANAMLASEKVGTFLIRDSADHRHLFTLSVKTASGTKNLRIQYDSNSFYLQTDPKNVQSVPHFDCVLKLVHFYMAQNKGNIQSGNIYYIYCSGQKIPLELIRPLSCCMSTLQHLCRKTVNGHLNISSKRDQLPHNLKDFLQEYDAPI from the coding sequence ATGGTAACTCACAGCAAGTTTGACTCCGCGATGAGTAGCAGCCCCTTGGACTCCAAAATGCGGCTGTCTTACCATTACAAAACGTTCACCTCGAAAACTCAGTATCAGATGGTCCTGTCCACTTTTCAAAAGCTCCAGGAGAGTGGCTTCTACTGGAGCACCATCACCGGCAAGGAGGCCAATGCCATGCTGGCGTCCGAGAAAGTGGGCACCTTTCTGATCCGTGACAGCGCTGACCACCGACACCTTTTCACCCTCAGTGTCAAGACAGCCTCGGGCACCAAGAACCTTCGCATCCAATATGACTCAAACTCTTTTTACCTGCAAACTGACCCTAAGAACGTTCAGTCTGTTCCCCACTTTGACTGCGTTCTCAAGCTGGTTCATTTCTACATGGCTCAGAATAAAGGGAACATTCAAAGTGGGAATATCTACTACATTTACTGCAGTGGGCAGAAGATCCCTCTGGAGCTCATCCGACCTCTCTCCTGCTGCATGTCCACTTTGCAGCACCTGTGTAGGAAAACCGTCAATGGACATTTGAACATTTCTTCCAAAAGAGACCAACTTCCTCATAATTTGAAGGACTTCCTCCAGGAGTATGACGCTCCTATCTAG